In Quadrisphaera sp. DSM 44207, one DNA window encodes the following:
- a CDS encoding cation diffusion facilitator family transporter translates to MGAGHVHDHGTAASRHRGRLVLVLAITLAVVGVQVVGGLVSGSLALLADAGHMLTDAVGVGVALTASAVAARPATDARTYGLQRAEILAALANALVLTGVAVWVLVEAARRWGGQPEVATGLMIGTALVGAAANAASLLLLRRGRRESLNVRGAYLEVLGDLVGSLAVVAAGAVIALTGWVRADALASAVIGLMILPRAWSLLRDVVDVLLEATPRGVDLEHVREHIRGVPGVLDVHDLHAWTITSGVPVLSAHVVVDPGWIDTGRSGEVLDRLAECLAGHFDVEHCTFQLEPVGHQAHELAHHP, encoded by the coding sequence GTGGGTGCCGGGCACGTCCACGACCACGGGACGGCGGCCTCCCGCCACCGCGGTCGCCTCGTCCTCGTCCTCGCGATCACCCTGGCGGTGGTCGGCGTCCAGGTCGTCGGCGGCCTGGTCTCCGGGTCGCTGGCGCTGCTGGCGGACGCCGGGCACATGCTCACCGACGCCGTCGGGGTCGGCGTCGCGCTGACCGCGTCCGCCGTCGCGGCGCGGCCCGCCACCGACGCCCGCACCTACGGGCTGCAGCGCGCCGAGATCCTCGCCGCGCTCGCCAACGCGCTGGTCCTCACCGGCGTCGCGGTGTGGGTGCTCGTCGAGGCCGCGCGGCGCTGGGGCGGGCAGCCCGAGGTCGCCACCGGCCTGATGATCGGCACCGCGCTGGTCGGGGCGGCGGCCAACGCGGCGTCCCTGCTCCTGCTGCGCCGCGGGCGCCGCGAGAGCCTCAACGTGCGCGGCGCCTACCTGGAGGTGCTCGGCGACCTCGTCGGGTCCCTCGCCGTCGTCGCCGCGGGCGCCGTGATCGCCCTGACCGGGTGGGTGCGCGCCGACGCGCTCGCCTCGGCGGTGATCGGCCTGATGATCCTCCCGCGGGCGTGGTCCCTGCTGCGCGACGTCGTCGACGTGCTGCTGGAGGCCACCCCGCGCGGGGTGGACCTCGAGCACGTGCGCGAGCACATCCGCGGGGTGCCAGGAGTGCTCGACGTGCACGACCTGCACGCCTGGACCATCACCAGCGGGGTGCCGGTGCTGTCGGCGCACGTCGTCGTCGACCCCGGGTGGATCGACACGGGCCGCTCCGGGGAGGTCCTCGACCGCCTCGCCGAGTGCCTGGCGGGGCACTTCGACGTCGAGCACTGCACGTTCCAGCTGGAGCCGGTGGGCCACCAGGCCCACGAGCTGGCCCACCACCCCTGA
- a CDS encoding UbiA family prenyltransferase has protein sequence MRRSASPLTLLRAAHPGPAVAVTAFSAALTLAAGGSAGTAVLVALAVAAGQLAIGWANDAVDADRDVAAGRTDKPVATGALARGAVAAAATAAAAAAVPLSLLLGLVPASLHLAGLAAGLAYDLRLKATLASPLPYCVFFGLLPAVAATAAGRSPSLLVCAAGAAVGLAAHFANTVPDAEADAATGVRGLPQRLGPAASRVASALLVLLGAGVLLVGGWADLPVLARALLVLAAATGAVGAASRSRNGFRAVVAAAALCVTGVVASGTSLLPA, from the coding sequence GTGCGCCGGTCCGCGAGTCCCCTGACGCTGCTGCGGGCCGCGCACCCCGGGCCCGCCGTCGCCGTCACCGCCTTCTCCGCGGCCCTGACCCTGGCCGCCGGCGGGTCCGCCGGCACCGCCGTCCTCGTCGCGCTGGCCGTGGCCGCCGGCCAGCTGGCCATCGGCTGGGCCAACGACGCCGTGGACGCCGACCGGGACGTCGCGGCCGGGCGCACCGACAAGCCCGTCGCCACGGGCGCGCTCGCCCGGGGAGCCGTCGCCGCGGCGGCCACGGCCGCCGCCGCGGCCGCCGTCCCGCTCTCGCTGCTGCTGGGCCTGGTGCCGGCGTCCCTGCACCTGGCCGGGCTCGCCGCCGGCCTGGCGTACGACCTGCGCCTGAAGGCGACGCTCGCCAGCCCGCTGCCGTACTGCGTCTTCTTCGGGCTGCTGCCGGCCGTGGCCGCCACCGCCGCCGGCCGCTCGCCGTCCCTGCTCGTGTGCGCCGCCGGGGCCGCCGTCGGGCTCGCGGCGCACTTCGCCAACACCGTGCCGGACGCCGAGGCCGACGCCGCCACCGGCGTGCGGGGCCTGCCGCAGCGGCTGGGCCCCGCGGCCAGCCGGGTGGCGTCGGCGCTGCTGGTCCTCCTCGGCGCCGGGGTGCTGCTCGTCGGCGGCTGGGCCGACCTGCCCGTGCTCGCCCGCGCGCTGCTGGTGCTCGCGGCCGCCACCGGGGCGGTCGGCGCGGCCAGCCGCAGCCGCAACGGCTTCCGCGCGGTCGTGGCCGCCGCCGCCCTCTGCGTGACCGGCGTCGTGGCGTCGGGAACGTCGCTGCTGCCGGCCTGA
- the leuS gene encoding leucine--tRNA ligase yields the protein MTQVSGTSATGTSSDGAAPAHRYDAELAARIETRWQDRWAAEGTFHAPNPAGPWADPQAVAGREKLFVMDMFPYPSGAGLHVGHPLGYIATDVYGRYQRMCGRNVLHTLGYDAFGLPAEQYAVQTGQHPRVTTEANIATMRRQLRRLGLAHDDRRSVSTIDPRYYRWTQWIFREVFKSWYDAEAERPDGGRGRARPVAELVAEYDSGQRQLDDGRAWADLDAVERRRVVDAQRLAYVSEAPVNWCPGLGTVLANEEVTADGRSERGNFPVVERPLRQWMMRITAYADRLVADLDRLDWPEPVKTMQRHWIGRSTGAVVAFPVMDGASEPDPDGAGRPAALEVFTTRPDTLFGATFMVVAPEHPLLDAVPATWPQGTPGAWTGGSPTPSQAGAAYRAAAAARTDAERTAEDRVKTGVFTGLGATNPVTGTTLPVFAADYVLMGYGTGAIMAVPGQDQRDWDFAAQFGLPVVRTVAPPQGWEGEAYPGEGPAINSSNASLSLDGLGVAEAKERILAWLVERGAGQARTTYKLRDWLFSRQRYWGEPFPIVYDEHGLPLAVPEAMLPVELPDVPDYSPRTFAPDDVTSEPEPPLARVPEWVDVTLDLGDGPKRYRRETNTMPNWAGSCWYELRYLDPDNDERLVDPEVERYWMGPRGRRPDGQPDTGGVDLYVGGVEHAVLHLLYARFWHKVLADLGHVSSQEPFRRLFNQGYVQADAFTDARGQYVPAAEVVEGADGLTWDGEPVTREYGKMGKSLKNVVTPDEMYAAYGADTFRLYEMSMGPLDASRPWETRAVVGSHRFLQRLWRNVVDERTGAVSVVDAPADLATRQLLHRTIAGVASDMAGLRFNTAIAKLIELNNELTRLSAVPREVVEPLVLMLAPLAPHVAEELWSRLGHEHLLALEPFPQADPALLAQETVTCVVQVAGKVRDRLEVPADVGEDDLRERALAAAGVQRALAGRGVRTVVVRAPRLVNVVPA from the coding sequence ATGACGCAGGTGAGCGGGACGAGCGCGACAGGCACGAGCAGCGACGGGGCCGCTCCGGCGCACCGCTACGACGCGGAGCTCGCCGCGCGCATCGAGACCCGCTGGCAGGACCGCTGGGCCGCCGAGGGCACCTTCCACGCGCCGAACCCGGCGGGCCCGTGGGCCGACCCGCAGGCCGTGGCAGGGCGCGAGAAGCTGTTCGTGATGGACATGTTCCCCTACCCCTCGGGGGCGGGGCTGCACGTCGGGCACCCGCTGGGCTACATCGCCACCGACGTCTACGGGCGCTACCAGCGCATGTGCGGGCGCAACGTGCTGCACACCCTCGGCTACGACGCCTTCGGCCTGCCCGCCGAGCAGTACGCGGTGCAGACCGGTCAGCACCCGCGGGTGACCACCGAGGCGAACATCGCGACGATGCGCCGCCAGCTGCGCCGCCTGGGCCTGGCCCACGACGACCGGCGCTCGGTGTCCACGATCGACCCGCGGTACTACCGCTGGACCCAGTGGATCTTCCGGGAGGTCTTCAAGTCCTGGTACGACGCCGAGGCCGAGCGCCCGGACGGCGGCCGGGGCCGCGCCCGTCCGGTCGCCGAGCTGGTCGCCGAGTACGACAGCGGTCAGCGGCAGCTGGACGACGGGCGCGCGTGGGCCGACCTCGACGCCGTCGAGCGCCGCCGCGTCGTCGACGCGCAGCGCCTGGCGTACGTCTCCGAGGCGCCCGTCAACTGGTGCCCCGGCCTGGGCACCGTGCTCGCGAACGAGGAGGTCACGGCCGACGGGCGCAGCGAGCGCGGCAACTTCCCCGTCGTCGAGCGGCCGCTGCGGCAGTGGATGATGCGGATCACCGCCTACGCGGACCGCCTGGTCGCCGACCTGGACCGCCTCGACTGGCCCGAGCCCGTCAAGACGATGCAGCGGCACTGGATCGGGCGCTCCACCGGCGCGGTCGTCGCCTTCCCCGTGATGGACGGCGCGAGCGAGCCCGACCCGGACGGCGCGGGCCGCCCCGCCGCGCTGGAGGTCTTCACCACCCGCCCCGACACCCTGTTCGGCGCGACGTTCATGGTCGTCGCGCCCGAGCACCCCCTCCTGGACGCCGTCCCGGCCACCTGGCCGCAGGGCACCCCCGGGGCGTGGACGGGCGGGTCCCCGACGCCGTCGCAGGCCGGCGCCGCCTACCGCGCCGCGGCCGCGGCCCGCACGGACGCCGAGCGCACGGCCGAGGACCGCGTGAAGACGGGCGTCTTCACCGGCCTGGGCGCGACCAACCCCGTCACCGGGACGACGCTGCCCGTCTTCGCCGCCGACTACGTGCTCATGGGCTACGGCACCGGCGCGATCATGGCCGTGCCGGGCCAGGACCAGCGCGACTGGGACTTCGCCGCGCAGTTCGGCCTGCCCGTCGTGCGCACGGTCGCGCCGCCGCAGGGCTGGGAGGGCGAGGCGTACCCCGGCGAGGGCCCGGCGATCAACTCCTCCAACGCCTCGCTGAGCCTGGACGGCCTCGGCGTGGCCGAGGCGAAGGAGCGGATCCTGGCCTGGCTGGTCGAGCGCGGCGCCGGGCAGGCGCGCACCACGTACAAGCTGCGCGACTGGCTGTTCAGCCGCCAGCGGTACTGGGGTGAGCCGTTCCCGATCGTCTACGACGAGCACGGGCTGCCGCTGGCGGTGCCGGAGGCGATGCTGCCGGTGGAGCTGCCGGACGTGCCCGACTACTCCCCGCGCACCTTCGCCCCGGACGACGTCACGAGCGAGCCCGAACCGCCCCTGGCCCGCGTGCCGGAGTGGGTGGACGTGACCCTCGACCTCGGCGACGGGCCGAAGCGCTACCGCCGCGAGACCAACACGATGCCCAACTGGGCCGGGTCGTGCTGGTACGAGCTGCGCTACCTGGACCCGGACAACGACGAGCGCCTCGTCGACCCCGAGGTCGAGCGGTACTGGATGGGCCCGCGCGGACGGCGTCCCGACGGGCAGCCGGACACCGGCGGCGTGGACCTGTACGTCGGCGGCGTCGAGCACGCCGTCCTGCACCTGCTCTACGCCCGCTTCTGGCACAAGGTGCTCGCCGACCTCGGCCACGTCTCCTCCCAGGAGCCGTTCCGGCGCCTGTTCAACCAGGGCTACGTCCAGGCCGACGCCTTCACCGACGCGCGCGGGCAGTACGTGCCCGCCGCCGAGGTGGTCGAGGGCGCCGACGGCCTGACCTGGGACGGCGAGCCCGTCACCCGCGAGTACGGGAAGATGGGCAAGTCCCTGAAGAACGTCGTCACCCCCGACGAGATGTACGCCGCCTACGGCGCCGACACCTTCCGCCTGTACGAGATGTCGATGGGCCCGCTGGACGCCTCCCGGCCCTGGGAGACGCGCGCGGTCGTCGGCTCCCACCGGTTCCTGCAGCGGCTGTGGCGCAACGTCGTCGACGAGCGCACCGGCGCGGTGAGCGTGGTGGACGCCCCCGCCGACCTCGCCACCCGCCAGCTGCTGCACCGCACGATCGCCGGCGTGGCCTCCGACATGGCGGGGCTGCGCTTCAACACCGCGATCGCCAAGCTCATCGAGCTCAACAACGAGCTGACGCGCCTGTCCGCGGTGCCGCGCGAGGTCGTCGAGCCGCTCGTGCTCATGCTGGCGCCCCTCGCCCCGCACGTGGCGGAGGAGCTGTGGAGCCGCCTCGGCCACGAGCACCTCCTGGCGCTGGAGCCCTTCCCGCAGGCCGACCCGGCGCTGCTGGCGCAGGAGACCGTCACCTGCGTCGTGCAGGTCGCGGGCAAGGTGCGCGACCGCCTCGAGGTGCCCGCCGACGTCGGCGAGGACGACCTTCGCGAGCGCGCCCTGGCCGCGGCCGGGGTGCAGCGGGCGCTGGCCGGGCGCGGGGTGCGCACCGTCGTCGTGCGCGCACCCCGCCTCGTCAACGTCGTGCCCGCCTAG
- a CDS encoding diguanylate cyclase domain-containing protein, whose amino-acid sequence MRVPGRVRRRGAHVAASRARTVAPVAGLLPSAGPVAAAAALSGAVVLAALVTGSAEPVVVLPVAAAALGGLRAGVPWAASAAGLLVVGAGTALAVAGTAVAAACAAPALLLGLAVAVAWAWQRRLAEEDLASAQLVTEAVSVVDDVTGCYNANGLDLLSRHLLSSVRRATGAMHAALVEVGDLAAIQDVAGPAAVDEALCAVADALRTVTRGADVVGRWTQDVFAVVGPGTGTSPAELERRVRACLQRAAAASSGAWPSTVTVGAALLEPWDAGGLEVLVARAGEDLALRRALRSPSAREPQAPELGA is encoded by the coding sequence GTGAGGGTCCCTGGTCGCGTCCGGCGGCGCGGCGCGCACGTGGCGGCGTCCCGCGCCCGCACCGTCGCCCCCGTCGCCGGGCTGCTGCCGTCGGCGGGCCCGGTCGCCGCTGCCGCGGCGCTGTCCGGCGCCGTCGTGCTCGCCGCGCTCGTGACCGGCTCGGCGGAGCCCGTCGTCGTCCTGCCCGTGGCGGCCGCGGCCCTCGGCGGCCTGCGCGCGGGCGTGCCGTGGGCGGCGAGCGCCGCCGGCCTGCTCGTCGTGGGGGCCGGCACGGCCCTGGCGGTGGCGGGCACCGCGGTCGCGGCCGCCTGCGCGGCGCCCGCGCTCCTGCTCGGCCTGGCGGTGGCCGTGGCGTGGGCGTGGCAGCGGCGCCTGGCCGAGGAGGACCTGGCCTCGGCGCAGCTCGTCACCGAGGCCGTGTCCGTCGTCGACGACGTCACCGGCTGCTACAACGCCAACGGCCTGGACCTGCTCAGCCGGCACCTGCTCAGCTCCGTGCGCCGCGCCACCGGCGCCATGCACGCCGCCCTGGTCGAGGTCGGCGACCTGGCCGCCATCCAGGACGTCGCGGGGCCGGCGGCGGTCGACGAGGCGCTGTGCGCCGTCGCCGACGCGCTGCGCACCGTCACCCGCGGCGCGGACGTCGTCGGCCGCTGGACCCAGGACGTCTTCGCCGTGGTCGGCCCCGGCACCGGCACGAGCCCGGCGGAGCTGGAGCGCCGCGTGCGCGCCTGCCTGCAGCGGGCCGCGGCGGCCTCCTCGGGCGCGTGGCCGTCCACGGTCACCGTCGGCGCGGCGCTGCTCGAGCCGTGGGACGCCGGCGGCCTCGAGGTGCTCGTCGCGCGCGCGGGGGAGGACCTCGCGCTGCGCCGCGCCCTGCGCTCCCCCAGCGCCCGCGAGCCGCAGGCGCCCGAGCTCGGCGCCTGA
- a CDS encoding DUF305 domain-containing protein, whose protein sequence is MAVQDGVRDPAVQDPAVQDPAVQDPAVQDPAVQDPAVAGSAGGRRHPAGRWRAAAVALAVALVLALAALAAVWVSSTRTHPEDSVEVGFARDMHGHHGQAVTMSLLVRERGSDPQVAAFAEEVITGQAEQQGVMLGWLHRQDVPATSSLPPMAWMEHEAAAGGHAAHGGAAAGGAMTAEEAREAMGMASDEELAALGRASGTEADLLYVQLMAPHHEGALEMAQAFLASSDEPQLSWLAEAVVTGQERELRILADLEADLQQRLQG, encoded by the coding sequence ATGGCGGTGCAGGACGGCGTGCGCGACCCGGCGGTGCAGGACCCGGCGGTGCAGGACCCGGCGGTGCAGGACCCGGCGGTGCAGGACCCGGCGGTGCAGGACCCGGCGGTGGCCGGCTCGGCGGGCGGGCGGCGGCACCCGGCCGGGCGCTGGCGCGCGGCCGCCGTCGCGCTGGCGGTGGCGCTCGTGCTCGCGCTGGCCGCCCTGGCGGCGGTGTGGGTCTCGAGCACCCGCACCCACCCCGAGGACTCCGTCGAGGTCGGCTTCGCCCGCGACATGCACGGCCACCACGGCCAGGCGGTGACGATGAGCCTGCTCGTGCGCGAGCGCGGCAGCGACCCGCAGGTCGCGGCGTTCGCCGAGGAGGTGATCACGGGCCAGGCCGAGCAGCAGGGCGTGATGCTCGGCTGGCTGCACCGCCAGGACGTGCCGGCCACCAGCTCGCTGCCGCCCATGGCGTGGATGGAGCACGAGGCCGCCGCCGGCGGTCACGCGGCCCACGGCGGTGCGGCGGCCGGCGGCGCGATGACCGCGGAGGAGGCGCGCGAGGCGATGGGCATGGCCAGCGACGAGGAGCTCGCCGCGCTCGGCCGCGCGTCGGGCACCGAGGCCGACCTGCTGTACGTGCAGCTGATGGCACCGCACCACGAGGGCGCGCTGGAGATGGCGCAGGCGTTCCTGGCCAGCAGCGACGAGCCGCAGCTGTCGTGGCTCGCCGAGGCCGTCGTCACCGGCCAGGAGCGCGAGCTGCGGATCCTCGCCGACCTGGAGGCCGACCTGCAGCAGCGGCTGCAGGGCTGA
- a CDS encoding NADP-dependent succinic semialdehyde dehydrogenase: MAIATTNPATGETLRTFDALGEEALEDRLARAAAAFARYRLTGVEERAGWLRSAADVLEADAADVAALMTTEMGKTLAASKAEVAKCATALRYYAEHGPAFLAPRPADADAVGARRAYVAYQPLGVVLAIMPWNFPLWQAMRFAAPALMAGNVGLLKHASNVPQTALYMEELFRKAGFPDDVFQTLLIGSGAVERVLRDDRVVAATLTGSAPAGRSVAAVAGDALKKTVLELGGSDAFVVMPSADLEKAAAVATTARCQNNGQSCIAAKRFLVHADVAEEFTRLFAERMGALVVGDPMAEQTQVGPLATEQGRQDVEDYVTDAVDKGATVVVGGQRGEGAGWYYQPTLVTGVTPQMRMHAEEVFGPVAALYTVQSLEEAVAIANDHEYGLGSNLWSDDPAEHERFVRDVAAGMAFVNGMTTSYPQLPFGGVKASGYGRELTDLGMHEFVNVKTVWIGADSSEHPGGDVSSASE; encoded by the coding sequence ATGGCCATCGCCACCACCAACCCCGCCACCGGGGAGACGCTGAGGACGTTCGACGCGCTGGGTGAGGAGGCGCTGGAGGACAGGCTGGCCCGCGCGGCCGCGGCGTTCGCGCGCTACCGCCTCACCGGCGTCGAGGAGCGCGCCGGCTGGCTGCGCTCGGCCGCCGACGTGCTCGAGGCGGACGCCGCGGACGTGGCCGCGCTCATGACGACCGAGATGGGCAAGACCCTCGCGGCGTCGAAGGCGGAGGTGGCCAAGTGCGCGACGGCGCTGCGCTACTACGCCGAGCACGGCCCCGCGTTCCTGGCGCCCCGCCCCGCCGACGCGGACGCCGTCGGCGCCCGGCGGGCCTACGTCGCCTACCAGCCGCTGGGCGTCGTCCTGGCGATCATGCCGTGGAACTTCCCGCTGTGGCAGGCGATGCGCTTCGCCGCCCCGGCGCTGATGGCGGGCAACGTCGGGCTGCTCAAGCACGCCAGCAACGTGCCGCAGACCGCCCTGTACATGGAGGAGCTCTTCCGGAAGGCGGGCTTCCCCGACGACGTCTTCCAGACCCTGCTGATCGGCTCCGGCGCCGTCGAGCGGGTGCTGCGCGACGACCGCGTCGTGGCGGCGACGCTGACCGGCAGCGCGCCGGCCGGGCGCTCGGTGGCCGCCGTCGCCGGGGACGCGCTGAAGAAGACGGTGCTCGAACTCGGCGGCAGCGACGCGTTCGTCGTCATGCCCTCGGCCGACCTGGAGAAGGCCGCCGCGGTCGCGACGACGGCGCGCTGCCAGAACAACGGCCAGAGCTGCATCGCCGCCAAGCGCTTCCTCGTGCACGCCGACGTGGCGGAGGAGTTCACCCGCCTGTTCGCGGAGCGGATGGGCGCCCTCGTCGTCGGCGACCCGATGGCCGAGCAGACCCAGGTCGGCCCGCTGGCCACCGAGCAGGGGCGCCAGGACGTCGAGGACTACGTCACCGACGCCGTCGACAAGGGCGCCACGGTCGTCGTCGGCGGGCAGCGCGGCGAGGGTGCGGGCTGGTACTACCAGCCGACCCTCGTCACCGGCGTCACGCCGCAGATGCGCATGCACGCGGAGGAGGTCTTCGGGCCCGTCGCCGCGCTGTACACGGTGCAGTCGCTGGAGGAGGCCGTCGCGATCGCCAACGACCACGAGTACGGGCTCGGCTCGAACCTGTGGAGCGACGACCCCGCCGAGCACGAGCGGTTCGTGCGGGACGTCGCCGCGGGCATGGCGTTCGTGAACGGCATGACCACCAGCTACCCGCAGCTGCCGTTCGGCGGCGTGAAGGCCAGCGGGTACGGCCGGGAGCTGACCGACCTCGGCATGCACGAGTTCGTCAACGTCAAGACGGTGTGGATCGGCGCGGACAGCAGCGAGCACCCCGGAGGGGACGTCAGCAGCGCCTCGGAGTGA
- a CDS encoding chorismate-binding protein, translated as MAASRPRRASGAGARVLLVDNQDSYTWTLRHLLAAATGGLPRVVDHREAAAGALPLLAAGDADLVVISAGPGHPARDRDFAGSRAVLEGARELGVPVLGVCLGHQGLAAMAGADVVPAPQPRHGHLTRVHHGGRDVFAGVPDGFTAVRYHSLCVAEPLPEELEALARAEDGVVMALRVRDRPAWGLQFHPESVATEHGAALLAGVLREAGLPGPGGGRRSGPRGGPGDGSRVPRGSARPGAGEPPSAPVRLRVAHRALGRAVDAEAAFARLFAASGTAFWLDSARTDPGRGAVSVLGDAEGELAEVVLLDAASGTTRVRCGGGAVLERRVPVLEHLRERLRARRVEGPALPLGVAGGWVGWHGYEAGSSTMRPTRHRAATPDAAWVLPQRLVLVDHAGDETHLVHLEPADAAGDARSAAALDALAEALHDLQPLPPPADGADGADGADGADGADGAGAVRPVWTRDRAGYTADVEAVQELLRQGEVYEACLTTGVRVPASGAPGDGFARYRRLRRANPAPYAAYLRLRDVDGTDGTDVEVLCSSPERFLRVDGDGWAESEPIKGTAPRLADPAQDAAAARALAADPKARAENLMVVDLVRNDLARVCEPGTVAVPALMAVRSYATVHQLVTTVRGRLAAGEDALSCLDSCFPPGSMTGAPKVRAVEVLEQLEQEARGVYSGALGWIGPGGEADLAVVIRTAVRAGGTWRVGTGGAVVLGSDPAAEHDEVLLKAAPLLAVLSPAAAAAGRPPGRRGSAARAPGR; from the coding sequence GTGGCCGCGAGCCGCCCCCGCCGGGCCTCCGGCGCCGGCGCGCGGGTGCTGCTCGTCGACAACCAGGACTCCTACACCTGGACCCTGCGCCACCTGCTCGCCGCCGCCACCGGCGGCCTGCCCCGCGTCGTCGACCACCGGGAGGCGGCCGCCGGCGCCCTGCCGCTGCTGGCCGCCGGGGACGCGGACCTCGTCGTCATCTCCGCCGGGCCCGGCCACCCGGCGCGCGACCGGGACTTCGCCGGCTCCCGCGCCGTCCTGGAGGGCGCGCGCGAGCTCGGCGTCCCCGTGCTCGGCGTGTGCCTGGGGCACCAGGGCCTGGCCGCGATGGCCGGCGCGGACGTCGTCCCGGCGCCGCAGCCGCGCCACGGCCACCTCACCCGCGTCCACCACGGCGGCCGGGACGTCTTCGCCGGCGTGCCCGACGGGTTCACCGCCGTGCGCTACCACTCCCTGTGCGTCGCGGAGCCGCTGCCGGAGGAGCTCGAGGCGCTCGCGCGGGCCGAGGACGGCGTCGTCATGGCCCTGCGGGTGCGCGACCGGCCCGCGTGGGGCCTGCAGTTCCACCCCGAGTCCGTCGCGACCGAGCACGGCGCGGCCCTGCTGGCCGGCGTGCTGCGCGAGGCCGGCCTGCCCGGGCCCGGGGGCGGGCGGAGGAGCGGGCCGAGGGGCGGGCCCGGGGACGGGTCGCGGGTGCCGCGCGGGTCGGCGCGCCCGGGCGCCGGTGAGCCGCCGTCCGCGCCCGTGCGGCTGCGGGTGGCGCACCGCGCGCTCGGGCGCGCGGTGGACGCCGAGGCGGCCTTCGCGCGCCTGTTCGCGGCGTCGGGGACCGCCTTCTGGCTCGACAGCGCCCGCACCGACCCGGGTCGCGGCGCGGTGTCCGTGCTGGGCGACGCCGAGGGGGAGCTCGCCGAGGTGGTCCTGCTCGACGCCGCGAGCGGCACCACGCGGGTGCGCTGCGGGGGCGGGGCCGTGCTCGAGCGGCGCGTGCCCGTGCTCGAGCACCTGCGCGAGCGGCTGCGGGCCCGGCGCGTGGAGGGCCCGGCCCTGCCGCTGGGCGTCGCCGGCGGCTGGGTCGGCTGGCACGGGTACGAGGCCGGCAGCAGCACCATGCGGCCCACCCGGCACCGGGCGGCCACGCCCGACGCGGCGTGGGTCCTGCCGCAGCGGCTGGTGCTCGTCGACCACGCAGGCGACGAGACGCACCTGGTGCACCTGGAGCCCGCGGACGCCGCGGGCGACGCGCGCAGCGCCGCCGCGCTGGACGCGCTCGCGGAGGCGCTGCACGACCTGCAGCCCCTGCCGCCCCCGGCCGACGGAGCCGACGGAGCCGACGGAGCCGACGGAGCCGACGGAGCCGACGGAGCCGGTGCGGTGCGGCCGGTGTGGACGCGCGACCGCGCCGGCTACACCGCCGACGTCGAGGCCGTGCAGGAGCTGCTGCGCCAGGGCGAGGTGTACGAGGCCTGCCTGACCACGGGCGTGCGGGTGCCGGCCTCGGGCGCCCCGGGGGACGGCTTCGCCCGGTACCGGCGGCTGCGGCGCGCGAACCCCGCTCCCTACGCGGCCTACCTGCGCCTGCGGGACGTCGACGGCACCGACGGCACCGACGTGGAGGTGCTGTGCTCCTCCCCGGAGCGGTTCCTGCGCGTGGACGGCGACGGCTGGGCCGAGAGCGAGCCGATCAAGGGCACCGCGCCGCGGCTGGCGGACCCGGCGCAGGACGCCGCCGCCGCCCGCGCGCTGGCCGCCGACCCCAAGGCCCGCGCGGAGAACCTCATGGTCGTCGACCTCGTGCGCAACGACCTGGCGCGCGTGTGCGAGCCGGGCACGGTGGCGGTGCCGGCGCTGATGGCCGTGCGCTCCTACGCCACCGTGCACCAGCTCGTGACGACGGTGCGCGGCCGGCTCGCGGCGGGCGAGGACGCGCTCAGCTGCCTCGACAGCTGCTTCCCGCCCGGGTCGATGACCGGGGCGCCCAAGGTGCGCGCCGTCGAGGTGCTCGAGCAGCTGGAGCAGGAGGCGCGGGGCGTCTACTCCGGCGCCCTCGGCTGGATCGGCCCCGGCGGCGAGGCCGACCTCGCGGTGGTGATCCGCACCGCGGTGCGCGCCGGCGGCACCTGGCGCGTCGGCACGGGCGGTGCGGTCGTGCTCGGCTCCGACCCCGCCGCCGAGCACGACGAGGTCCTCCTCAAGGCGGCGCCGCTGCTCGCCGTCCTCAGCCCTGCAGCCGCTGCTGCAGGTCGGCCTCCAGGTCGGCGAGGATCCGCAGCTCGCGCTCCTGGCCGGTGA